The proteins below come from a single Natranaerofaba carboxydovora genomic window:
- a CDS encoding MoaD/ThiS family protein encodes MNGPLERYSVESETKVNKVTIKESSTLKDLIEFYGFIKGELGVILINDKLVTNYETLESIKLNDGDEVKLFPIFGGG; translated from the coding sequence TTGAACGGTCCTCTCGAAAGGTATTCAGTAGAAAGTGAAACTAAAGTTAATAAGGTTACTATCAAAGAAAGCAGCACACTTAAAGATTTAATTGAATTTTACGGCTTTATTAAAGGAGAGCTAGGAGTAATTTTAATAAACGACAAACTTGTAACTAATTATGAAACTTTAGAAAGTATTAAACTAAATGACGGTGATGAAGTGAAGCTTTTTCCCATTTTTGGCGGCGGCTAA
- a CDS encoding prolyl-tRNA synthetase associated domain-containing protein yields MEGNEQKVYQVLDSLSINYDKYSHEPVYTVEELEEEVEGVNASICKNLFLRNNKGNKHYLVVLTGEKNVDLKQLASKIESSRLSFASERRLHKYLKLDKGAVSPFGAINDEENHVEIIIDKDISDDKNIVLHPNVNTASIVLNSKDLISFLEWSGNKFSYIDLN; encoded by the coding sequence ATGGAAGGCAATGAACAAAAAGTATATCAGGTTTTAGATAGTTTGAGCATAAACTATGATAAATACTCTCATGAGCCGGTATACACTGTTGAAGAGTTAGAAGAAGAGGTAGAAGGGGTAAATGCAAGCATATGTAAAAATTTATTTTTACGTAATAATAAAGGAAACAAGCATTATCTTGTTGTATTAACTGGAGAAAAAAACGTAGATCTTAAACAATTAGCATCCAAAATAGAAAGTTCTAGGCTTAGTTTTGCTTCAGAAAGAAGGTTACATAAATATCTAAAGCTTGACAAAGGAGCAGTTTCTCCTTTCGGAGCAATTAATGATGAAGAAAATCACGTTGAAATCATCATTGATAAAGATATAAGTGACGATAAGAATATAGTGCTACATCCAAATGTTAATACAGCTAGTATCGTGTTGAATTCTAAAGATTTAATTAGTTTCCTTGAGTGGAGTGGGAATAAATTCAGCTATATCGATCTTAATTAA
- a CDS encoding stalk domain-containing protein, translating to MLKKAALLAVCTLVTITVVSGIVNTNVTYGQEDNMDNNEKVSLFVNEHLIYFPDQKPFIDENDRTQVPLRFVSRALDAEVNWNGDNGDNGEVEIVKDNLKLQFNINDSSFVHNGEVLELDAKAKITEKDRTVIPLRALKDAFNLEINWSNDYKYVQIVNEEITVSEEYIKDNNLDVDENEKINEKNKEDQNESQNKSKEDRISDKVNAVYEVVSEYNTLNMDEVEKLVTKTKEYGIDIHVVLGLIQVESNFDPENVGSVAGARGLLQVMPSTAERVANSHGYEFNSELLFDAKYNIKIGTTYLKERYEKYDGDLHRVLSAYNMGSENLESYIQTHGTAESDFSNTVLKQADIYKERIEENISE from the coding sequence ATGCTAAAAAAAGCAGCACTTTTAGCAGTTTGCACATTAGTAACTATCACCGTGGTAAGTGGTATTGTAAATACCAACGTTACGTATGGTCAAGAGGATAACATGGATAACAATGAAAAAGTTTCACTATTTGTTAATGAACATTTAATATATTTCCCAGATCAAAAACCTTTTATTGATGAAAACGATAGAACCCAAGTCCCGTTAAGGTTCGTTAGTAGAGCTTTAGATGCTGAAGTTAACTGGAATGGTGATAACGGTGATAACGGTGAGGTAGAGATCGTTAAAGATAATTTAAAGTTACAGTTTAACATTAATGATTCAAGCTTTGTACATAATGGTGAAGTTTTGGAGCTTGATGCAAAAGCAAAGATTACTGAAAAAGATAGAACAGTGATACCCCTAAGAGCTTTAAAGGATGCCTTTAATCTAGAAATTAACTGGTCAAATGATTATAAATACGTTCAAATTGTAAACGAGGAAATTACAGTAAGCGAAGAATATATTAAAGATAACAACCTGGATGTTGATGAAAATGAAAAAATTAATGAAAAAAATAAGGAAGATCAAAATGAATCTCAAAATAAATCTAAGGAAGACAGAATCTCTGATAAAGTTAATGCAGTCTATGAAGTAGTTTCAGAATATAACACCCTTAATATGGATGAAGTTGAAAAGCTAGTAACAAAGACAAAAGAATATGGTATAGATATCCATGTTGTTTTAGGATTGATACAGGTAGAAAGTAATTTTGACCCGGAAAATGTTGGTAGTGTGGCTGGCGCAAGAGGTTTATTACAAGTTATGCCTAGTACAGCTGAGAGAGTGGCAAATAGTCACGGATATGAATTCAATAGTGAGTTACTTTTTGACGCAAAATACAATATTAAAATAGGCACGACTTACCTTAAGGAACGATATGAAAAATATGATGGAGACCTCCATAGGGTTTTAAGTGCATATAATATGGGATCGGAAAATCTTGAAAGTTATATTCAAACACATGGTACTGCTGAAAGCGACTTTTCTAATACTGTTTTGAAACAGGCTGATATATATAAAGAAAGGATCGAGGAAAATATTAGCGAATAA
- a CDS encoding rubrerythrin family protein, translated as MKTNENLMKAFAGESQANRMYLAFAMQAENEGYENVARVFRAIAEGETIHALKHFEVAGKIGSTVENLEEAAKGEEYEYTDMYPEFIEKAKEEDHGKAVKSFERANEAEKVHGKTYTELKKIVEEGKDLEDKEIKLCPVCGWVGIDDIPERCPICSTPSNRFEDY; from the coding sequence ATGAAAACAAATGAAAACTTAATGAAAGCTTTTGCAGGGGAATCTCAAGCAAATCGTATGTATTTGGCTTTTGCTATGCAGGCAGAAAATGAAGGCTATGAAAACGTAGCTCGTGTATTTAGAGCTATTGCTGAAGGAGAAACAATTCATGCTTTAAAACACTTTGAGGTAGCTGGCAAAATTGGCAGTACTGTAGAAAACTTAGAAGAAGCTGCAAAAGGAGAAGAATACGAATATACCGATATGTATCCAGAGTTCATTGAGAAAGCTAAAGAAGAAGATCATGGCAAAGCAGTTAAGAGTTTTGAAAGGGCTAATGAAGCTGAAAAAGTTCATGGTAAAACCTACACAGAGCTGAAAAAGATTGTAGAAGAAGGTAAAGATTTAGAAGATAAAGAGATAAAGCTATGCCCTGTTTGCGGGTGGGTAGGCATCGATGATATTCCTGAGAGATGTCCTATCTGTAGCACTCCATCTAATAGATTTGAAGATTATTAA
- a CDS encoding mechanosensitive ion channel family protein — protein sequence MDLDSLFEMSISYGSQVLLALIVLIVGLKVIKKITTVASARLVKSSIEESLSSFLTSVISVLLKIVLLITVASMLGVEVTTFVALIASIGFAIGLALQGSLANFAGGVLILTLKPFKVGDYIESAGYAGTVHDIQVFYTILNTPDNKKIIIPNASLSNNSAINYSAYDTRRLDLTLSVGYDTDIEKVREILKDIADKHELIFDDPPPQIVLGEHGDSALVFYYRVWCKAENYWPLLFELNETTKIAFDKEGINIPYPQMDVHLQK from the coding sequence ATGGATTTAGATTCACTTTTTGAAATGTCAATTTCTTATGGAAGTCAGGTATTATTAGCTCTTATAGTCTTAATTGTAGGTTTAAAAGTAATTAAAAAAATTACAACAGTAGCTTCAGCAAGGCTTGTCAAGTCATCGATTGAAGAATCTTTAAGTTCTTTTTTGACCTCTGTAATAAGTGTTCTATTAAAAATTGTATTGCTAATTACAGTTGCTTCAATGTTAGGAGTCGAGGTCACTACTTTTGTAGCATTAATTGCTTCAATTGGGTTTGCAATTGGACTAGCCCTTCAGGGTAGTCTTGCTAATTTTGCAGGGGGAGTACTTATTTTGACTTTAAAACCTTTTAAAGTCGGAGATTATATTGAGTCAGCTGGCTATGCTGGTACAGTTCATGATATTCAAGTATTTTATACAATATTAAACACTCCAGACAACAAAAAAATAATCATTCCAAACGCAAGTCTATCTAACAATAGCGCTATTAACTATTCAGCCTATGATACCAGAAGATTAGATCTAACGCTAAGTGTAGGTTATGATACAGATATAGAGAAAGTAAGAGAAATACTTAAAGATATAGCAGATAAACATGAACTTATATTTGATGATCCTCCTCCACAAATAGTCCTCGGTGAACATGGGGATAGCGCTCTTGTCTTTTATTATAGGGTATGGTGTAAGGCTGAAAATTACTGGCCTTTACTTTTTGAATTAAATGAAACTACTAAAATAGCCTTTGATAAAGAAGGAATCAATATCCCCTACCCCCAAATGGACGTACATCTACAAAAATAA
- a CDS encoding transglycosylase domain-containing protein encodes MTEEAKPSKLGPNFKNKLTTIFLIKIITFYFFLAVGIGTMSGILVAYSQGAPDFNPDGLEAGLPSIIKDREGKRIVTLDRDHRREEVSIDEVPNHVVNAFIAIEDSRFYEHSGIDIKGILRAARNNFSQTRNPFRGNQGGSTITQQLVKNAFLSSEHQLERKIQEAKLAFQVENHYSKDQILEFYLNYATYFNHNNYGIQAASKFYFDKDVDELKIEEAALLAGMIRKPSRLSPHENPEGAISRQRTVLQAMNNQGFISANEYREALDRDLDDMLEPPPERKFPYPHFVNYIINEEAKHIIENKLEKEDHEEVLYHNGLTIHTTMDRELQSQAENIINDPGNYPENWEDENGIIQPQGALVLSDPNSGELKALVGGRDYNYHNMLNRVVSTRSPGSAMKPINVYSPAIEEGLINPSSAIDDSPTAFEIYGEYYTPENFDQTFTGLTTVRDSLVRSLNVPAVKVYDKLSIKTGIEYAESFGITTFAEADRNNLAGAIGGLERGVKPIDLSKAYGALANEGKKMNQHAITKIKDRHGNIIYENNPEPIQVISSETAWLINDMLKDVITEGTASSLNLDFHAAAKTGTSHNYRDAWLVGYTPNIVATFWLGYDRDNIKVENRTNYTTKVIEDIMSFALKDKSNTDFKKPDNIEGPISVSTKSGLRPSSITPNSFITEDYFVKGSVPTQRCDAFVQLEVCTEHESAIIASDNCPSELTTTKTFLDRDPPRVTDNRWNGGAGRTTQDKSLMPPTNICNNNHDGSEEDKPEAEEEKEELEEEDEEENIEINNDDYEEEQDETDITE; translated from the coding sequence ATGACAGAAGAAGCCAAACCTTCTAAATTAGGGCCAAATTTTAAAAATAAGTTAACTACTATATTTCTAATTAAAATTATAACTTTTTATTTTTTTCTAGCAGTTGGCATAGGCACTATGTCAGGTATTTTAGTTGCATACTCCCAAGGGGCACCTGATTTTAACCCTGATGGATTAGAAGCAGGCCTTCCATCAATAATCAAAGATAGGGAAGGAAAAAGAATTGTAACTTTAGATAGAGACCATAGACGCGAAGAAGTTTCAATCGATGAGGTCCCTAACCATGTTGTAAATGCTTTTATTGCCATTGAAGATTCAAGGTTCTATGAACATTCAGGAATAGATATAAAAGGTATACTTAGAGCGGCTAGAAATAATTTCTCCCAAACAAGAAATCCTTTCAGAGGCAATCAGGGTGGCAGTACCATAACACAACAGCTTGTAAAGAATGCATTTTTATCATCAGAACATCAGTTAGAGCGCAAAATTCAAGAAGCTAAACTCGCTTTTCAGGTTGAAAATCATTACTCAAAAGATCAAATATTAGAATTTTACTTAAACTACGCAACTTATTTTAATCATAACAATTATGGCATACAGGCTGCTAGCAAGTTTTATTTTGATAAAGATGTCGACGAGTTAAAGATTGAAGAAGCAGCTCTTTTAGCAGGCATGATTAGAAAGCCCAGTAGATTATCTCCACACGAAAATCCCGAAGGAGCCATAAGCAGACAGCGAACAGTACTTCAAGCTATGAATAACCAGGGATTTATCTCAGCAAATGAATACAGAGAGGCCTTAGACCGTGATTTAGATGACATGTTAGAGCCTCCACCTGAAAGAAAGTTTCCTTACCCTCATTTTGTAAATTATATTATTAATGAAGAGGCTAAACATATAATCGAAAATAAACTTGAAAAAGAAGACCATGAAGAAGTGCTTTACCACAATGGACTTACCATACATACTACAATGGACAGAGAACTCCAAAGTCAAGCAGAAAACATTATAAATGATCCAGGTAATTATCCAGAAAACTGGGAAGATGAAAACGGGATTATACAACCCCAGGGAGCTTTAGTTCTATCTGACCCAAATTCAGGCGAACTAAAAGCTCTAGTAGGTGGACGTGATTATAATTATCACAACATGTTGAATCGTGTAGTAAGTACTAGGTCTCCCGGTTCAGCGATGAAACCTATTAATGTTTATTCACCTGCAATTGAAGAAGGTTTAATCAACCCTTCTTCGGCTATTGATGATTCACCTACAGCCTTTGAAATCTATGGTGAATATTATACTCCAGAAAATTTTGACCAGACTTTTACCGGTTTGACAACTGTACGGGACTCTCTTGTACGTTCTCTAAATGTTCCGGCTGTAAAAGTTTATGATAAATTAAGTATCAAGACTGGAATAGAGTATGCAGAAAGTTTTGGAATAACTACTTTTGCTGAAGCTGACAGAAATAATTTGGCAGGTGCGATTGGCGGGTTAGAAAGAGGGGTTAAGCCAATTGACCTATCAAAGGCCTACGGGGCTTTGGCCAATGAAGGAAAGAAAATGAACCAGCATGCAATTACAAAAATAAAAGATAGACATGGTAATATTATATATGAAAATAATCCAGAACCAATCCAAGTTATATCCAGCGAAACTGCCTGGCTTATTAATGATATGTTAAAAGATGTTATAACAGAGGGTACAGCATCCTCTCTTAATTTAGATTTTCACGCAGCAGCCAAAACAGGCACTTCTCATAATTACAGAGATGCCTGGCTTGTAGGTTATACGCCAAATATAGTTGCAACATTTTGGCTAGGTTATGACAGGGATAACATTAAGGTAGAAAACAGAACCAACTATACAACAAAGGTTATAGAAGATATAATGTCTTTTGCCCTCAAAGATAAAAGTAATACTGATTTTAAAAAACCTGATAATATTGAAGGCCCTATCTCGGTAAGTACAAAGTCCGGGCTAAGACCTTCTAGTATTACACCAAATTCTTTTATAACAGAGGATTATTTTGTTAAAGGTAGTGTCCCTACACAAAGATGTGATGCATTTGTTCAGTTAGAAGTTTGTACTGAACATGAGTCAGCAATTATTGCCTCAGATAACTGTCCTTCTGAATTAACAACTACAAAAACTTTTTTGGATAGAGATCCACCTAGAGTAACTGATAATAGGTGGAATGGAGGCGCAGGTAGAACTACACAAGATAAGTCTCTTATGCCACCCACCAATATTTGTAATAACAATCATGATGGGTCTGAAGAAGACAAGCCTGAAGCAGAAGAAGAGAAAGAGGAACTAGAAGAAGAGGACGAGGAAGAAAATATTGAAATTAATAATGACGATTATGAAGAAGAACAAGATGAAACTGATATTACAGAGTAA
- a CDS encoding GGDEF domain-containing phosphodiesterase yields MSYESDSYLNNLKMASLKFLDKASIPILYVNSEGVLLYINRIGKKLFDEFKINTEQKVPYPIKKALKDKSNNTPIELNLNEKLYSFSLVWIKEEKAVFFYGSDITEKRRAEKDLKELDKIIDETINIVYITDYEGTIEYVNKKFEEVTGYSKQEALGKNPRILASGETKLSEYKYMWQEIKKGNTWRGLLKNKKKDGTYYWVNGFISPIRDENDNITNFLAIQEDITEKIAVEKQLNYLAEFDTITGMFNREHFLKLLDDYLNNDNLKNEEAALLQINIDGFKLINDSFGHSVGDRFLKAFADYLEKQIEELDIITKPSKRSLTSRLGSDEFAIFIVSKGKNETIKLAENLRKNIEEHAFLNNALRVTVSIGISLFPEHGTSSNELLSKSSAAISHAREQGRNRYLMYREDDAYFENVESVLEEKQLIIKAIEEERFVPWFQPILDLSNNEISHVEALARLKMPDGEVLSPAAFIPTAERHGLISEVDKIITKKAIKMQSKLMQEGKIISFSMNLSGKYFEDEEMFNYLQDTIYQFDANPEHIIFEITETAAISNLSNAVSFVKKLKDMGCKFSLDDFGVGYTSFVHLIEMNVDYLKIDGTFIKNLPESKRNKVLVKTILDMSKSLDIKTVAEFVDREKTIEILRELGVDYAQGYFIGKPSPSL; encoded by the coding sequence TTGTCTTACGAAAGTGATAGTTATTTAAATAATTTAAAAATGGCTTCTTTAAAATTCTTAGACAAAGCGTCAATACCAATATTATATGTTAATTCCGAAGGAGTTCTTTTGTATATTAATAGAATAGGCAAAAAGTTATTTGATGAATTTAAAATAAATACGGAACAAAAAGTACCATATCCTATAAAAAAAGCGTTGAAAGATAAATCTAATAATACTCCGATAGAACTTAATTTAAATGAAAAGTTATATAGTTTTAGCCTTGTTTGGATTAAAGAAGAAAAAGCAGTTTTCTTCTATGGAAGTGACATTACTGAAAAACGCAGAGCTGAAAAGGATTTAAAAGAACTAGACAAAATAATTGATGAAACTATTAATATTGTCTATATTACAGATTATGAGGGGACAATTGAATATGTAAACAAAAAATTTGAAGAAGTGACCGGTTATTCTAAACAAGAAGCATTAGGGAAAAACCCAAGAATACTTGCTTCCGGTGAAACAAAGCTCTCCGAATACAAATACATGTGGCAAGAAATAAAAAAAGGCAATACATGGCGAGGCCTATTGAAAAACAAAAAGAAAGATGGTACTTATTATTGGGTAAATGGTTTTATATCCCCTATACGCGATGAAAATGATAACATTACTAATTTTTTGGCAATTCAAGAAGATATAACAGAGAAAATAGCAGTCGAAAAACAGCTAAATTATCTAGCAGAGTTTGATACAATTACAGGTATGTTTAACCGGGAACACTTTTTAAAGCTGTTGGACGATTATTTAAATAATGATAATCTCAAAAATGAAGAAGCAGCCTTGTTACAAATTAATATAGATGGTTTTAAATTAATTAATGACTCTTTTGGGCATAGCGTTGGCGATAGATTCCTAAAAGCTTTCGCTGACTATTTAGAAAAACAAATAGAAGAGCTCGATATTATCACAAAGCCTTCAAAGAGGTCTTTGACTTCAAGGCTTGGCAGCGATGAATTTGCAATTTTTATTGTCTCAAAAGGCAAAAATGAAACAATTAAATTAGCCGAAAACTTAAGAAAAAATATTGAAGAGCATGCTTTTTTAAATAATGCTTTAAGAGTTACCGTTAGTATTGGAATTTCGTTATTCCCGGAGCATGGCACAAGCAGTAATGAACTTTTGTCAAAATCAAGTGCAGCTATATCTCACGCGAGAGAACAAGGGAGAAATCGTTATCTCATGTATCGTGAAGATGATGCTTATTTTGAGAACGTGGAGTCTGTTTTGGAAGAAAAACAGCTTATAATTAAAGCAATAGAAGAGGAAAGGTTTGTACCCTGGTTTCAACCTATACTTGATTTATCTAATAATGAAATTAGTCATGTAGAAGCATTAGCAAGGCTTAAAATGCCTGATGGCGAAGTTTTGTCTCCAGCAGCCTTTATTCCAACTGCCGAAAGGCATGGCCTAATATCTGAAGTAGATAAAATCATAACAAAAAAAGCAATTAAAATGCAGTCAAAACTGATGCAAGAAGGCAAGATAATTTCATTTAGCATGAACCTCTCTGGCAAATATTTCGAAGACGAAGAAATGTTTAATTATCTCCAAGATACAATTTATCAGTTTGATGCAAACCCAGAGCATATAATTTTCGAGATTACAGAAACTGCTGCAATTAGTAATCTTAGCAATGCAGTTAGCTTTGTCAAAAAATTGAAGGATATGGGATGTAAATTCTCTCTCGATGATTTCGGTGTTGGTTATACTTCATTTGTACATTTAATAGAGATGAATGTAGATTATTTAAAAATAGATGGTACTTTTATTAAAAACTTACCAGAAAGTAAAAGAAATAAAGTTTTAGTAAAAACTATCTTGGATATGTCAAAAAGCCTTGATATAAAAACGGTAGCAGAGTTCGTTGACAGGGAAAAAACGATTGAAATTTTAAGGGAACTTGGGGTTGATTACGCTCAAGGATACTTTATTGGTAAGCCTTCGCCCTCTTTATAG
- a CDS encoding MFS transporter: protein MVLIGALGLFFSGPGQTYSVSIFIDYYVTEVGWSHSLVSGLYSIATLISGLNIAFMGKIIDRKGHRKIFTVVPILLGLTCIWMSFVRFPIMLGIGFIFLRFFGQGSLTLIPDTLVPQWFQKKRGIALSIMTLGGSIGAMAIPPVNNFLISSYGVELAWRFWALLLIFFMAPVALLLVRNKPEDIGEKPDGQGYNYNNHNKRGSHDKAIKSSNLKKQNLKEEESMTLKEARKTKAFWVLLFISAIPALVNTAITFHMVSIMQLKGHTTGFAAYILSIFAISQLISTFFAGFVYDRISPNYVKGMNFFIFLITILILIYFDSYNILIIYSILHGLFNAFNLVGIGVLWPYYFGREHLGSIRGMATTAVVLGSALGPLPFGMAYDLFGSYNEILLLTMLFPLIAGVFCIVLPSPSKS, encoded by the coding sequence ATGGTTTTAATAGGGGCTCTTGGGCTTTTTTTCTCAGGGCCTGGTCAGACTTATTCAGTCTCAATTTTTATAGATTATTATGTTACTGAAGTTGGCTGGAGTCATTCACTTGTATCTGGGCTATATTCTATAGCAACATTGATATCAGGACTTAATATCGCTTTTATGGGTAAAATAATAGACCGCAAGGGGCATCGAAAAATATTTACTGTCGTTCCGATTTTATTAGGGTTAACATGTATTTGGATGAGCTTTGTTAGATTTCCTATAATGCTTGGAATCGGTTTTATATTTTTAAGGTTCTTTGGTCAGGGGTCATTAACATTAATACCTGATACATTAGTCCCTCAATGGTTTCAAAAGAAGCGTGGTATTGCACTTAGCATTATGACCCTTGGGGGATCAATAGGAGCTATGGCTATACCACCAGTTAACAACTTTTTAATCTCAAGTTATGGGGTAGAGCTTGCCTGGAGGTTTTGGGCATTATTATTAATATTCTTTATGGCACCTGTAGCACTATTATTAGTAAGAAATAAACCTGAAGATATCGGTGAAAAACCAGATGGCCAAGGTTATAATTACAATAATCATAATAAAAGAGGTAGCCATGATAAGGCGATTAAATCTTCAAATTTAAAGAAACAAAACCTAAAAGAAGAAGAGTCTATGACTCTAAAAGAAGCTAGAAAAACTAAGGCCTTTTGGGTGCTATTATTTATTTCTGCAATTCCAGCACTTGTTAATACAGCTATTACATTTCATATGGTTTCCATTATGCAGCTAAAAGGACACACAACTGGTTTTGCTGCATACATCTTAAGCATTTTTGCAATTTCACAGTTGATTTCTACTTTCTTTGCCGGTTTTGTATACGACCGGATCAGCCCTAATTATGTTAAAGGAATGAACTTTTTCATCTTCCTAATCACTATTTTGATTTTGATATACTTTGATTCTTATAATATTTTGATAATATACTCTATTCTTCATGGTCTTTTTAATGCATTTAATCTTGTAGGAATAGGTGTATTGTGGCCCTACTATTTTGGTCGAGAACATTTGGGTAGTATAAGGGGGATGGCAACAACAGCTGTTGTCCTTGGTTCAGCTTTAGGCCCACTACCCTTTGGTATGGCTTATGATTTATTCGGCAGTTATAACGAAATATTGCTATTAACTATGTTATTTCCTTTAATTGCAGGCGTATTCTGCATAGTATTACCTTCTCCTAGTAAGTCTTAA
- a CDS encoding aldo/keto reductase: protein MKRRKFFKFFGGTLVAAGLLGFGGCDFEDIEDIIDEDNSVKDNNDTDLDVKNNIPKRKLGNTGYDVSIFSLGGEAALLTPDKEEEAQNIIKEALEYGVNYIDTAPRYGNGLSEQNIGKVISEINFRDNIVIATKTHDRSYDGTMRLFEESLNRLQTDYLDIYQLHNITDTDNLLKAFDDNGAIKALEELKANGDIKNIGITSHNAPEVLLTGINEYEFDTCLINLNAADIHEKPFQTDFLEAANEKEMGITAMKILAKGNMFREDGISKMKEAFYYSLSFSVSNAIVGISNIEQLRENIKLAKEFEPLSEDKLTEIEYLTAHYYDEVNYR from the coding sequence ATGAAGAGAAGAAAATTTTTTAAATTTTTTGGTGGTACTCTGGTAGCTGCTGGCTTATTAGGTTTTGGAGGTTGTGACTTCGAAGATATTGAAGATATTATTGATGAAGACAATAGTGTGAAAGATAATAACGATACTGATTTAGATGTTAAAAATAACATACCAAAAAGAAAACTAGGAAATACAGGGTATGATGTAAGCATTTTTAGTTTAGGTGGAGAAGCTGCTTTATTAACCCCAGATAAAGAAGAAGAAGCCCAAAATATAATCAAAGAAGCTCTAGAATATGGAGTTAACTATATTGATACAGCTCCACGATATGGGAATGGTTTAAGCGAACAAAATATTGGAAAGGTAATTAGTGAAATTAATTTTAGAGATAATATAGTTATTGCTACAAAAACTCATGATAGAAGTTATGATGGTACAATGCGTTTATTTGAAGAAAGTTTAAACAGACTTCAAACAGATTATTTGGATATATATCAGCTTCATAACATTACTGATACGGACAATTTGCTTAAAGCTTTTGACGATAACGGAGCTATAAAGGCTTTAGAGGAATTAAAGGCAAATGGAGATATTAAGAATATTGGAATAACAAGTCATAATGCACCGGAGGTACTTTTAACAGGTATCAATGAATATGAATTTGATACTTGCTTGATTAATTTAAATGCTGCAGATATTCATGAAAAACCATTCCAAACTGACTTTTTAGAAGCGGCGAATGAAAAAGAAATGGGAATTACAGCCATGAAAATACTTGCAAAAGGTAATATGTTCCGTGAAGACGGTATATCTAAGATGAAAGAAGCTTTTTATTATAGCTTATCATTTTCAGTTTCTAATGCTATTGTAGGAATTTCTAATATTGAACAGCTAAGAGAAAATATAAAGCTAGCTAAAGAATTCGAGCCTTTAAGCGAGGATAAACTTACAGAAATTGAATACTTGACTGCACACTACTATGATGAAGTTAACTATAGATAG